The following proteins come from a genomic window of Sebastes fasciatus isolate fSebFas1 chromosome 6, fSebFas1.pri, whole genome shotgun sequence:
- the LOC141769297 gene encoding hyaluronan and proteoglycan link protein 1-like translates to MTSLLFITIISLTLAGSGFSQPTDFPLQVTVMVIAEMGVNVTLPCRLLSKDAMSFGSVGIRVKWTKVADDEALNEDVLLSMGFHKKTYGSFEERVFLEEHDNEDASLVITDVSMDDAGKYRCEIINGVEDTVQEIHLDVQGVVLDGVVFPYFSPVGRYNLNFDDAVQACLEQNASVATVDQLTQAWRGGLDWCNAGWLSDGTVHYPVVRPRGPCGGNNGPGLISYGSRDKLNSRYDVFCFASALKGRFYWLVQPDRLTFDEAVEACLDDGAEIAKVGHMYSAWKLEGYDRCDAGWLADGSVRYPISRPRKNCSPNEAAVRFMGYLDKLQKSYGVYCFKDEQ, encoded by the exons atgacgAGTCTGCTGTTCATCACCATAATCTCCCTGACCCTGGCTGGCAGTGGGTTCAGTCAGCCGACGGACTTTCCCCTACAAGTAACag TTATGGTTATTGCTGAAATGGGCGTTAACGTCACCCTGCCCTGCCGGCTGCTGTCCAAAGACGCCATGTCCTTTGGTAGCGTCGGCATCCGAGTCAAATGGACCAAGGTGGCAGATGATGAGGCGCTGAATGAGGATGTGCTGCTCTCAATGGGGTTCCACAAGAAGACCTACGGAAGCTTCGAGGAGCGTGTCTTCTTGGAGGAACACGACAATGAAGACGCCTCCTTAGTAATAACTGACGTCTCCATGGACGACGCGGGAAAATACCGCTGTGAGATCATCAACGGGGTTGAAGACACCGTTCAAGAGATTCACTTGGATGTGCAAGGTGTTGTCCTTGATG GTGTTGTGTTCCCATACTTCTCCCCTGTGGGCCGCTACAACCTGAACTTCGACGACGCTGTGCAGGCCTGTCTGGAACAGAACGCTTCTGTCGCCACCGTGGATCAACTGACTCAGGCCTGGAGGGGCGGCCTGGACTGGTGCAATGCTGGTTGGCTGAGTGACGGCACAGTGCATTATCCCGTCGTCAGACCCAGAGGGCCTTGCGGTGGCAACAACGGGCCTGGCCTCATAAGCTATGGTAGCCGTGACAAACTGAACAGCCGCTATGACGTCTTCTGCTTTGCTTCTGCACTCAAGG gaCGTTTCTATTGGCTGGTCCAGCCCGACAGGCTGACCTTTGACGAGGCTGTGGAGGCATGCTTAGACGACGGTGCAGAGATTGCCAAGGTCGGCCACATGTACTCCGCCTGGAAGCTTGAAGGCTACGACCGCTGCGATGCCGGCTGGTTGGCTGACGGAAGTGTCCGCTACCCCATCTCCAGGCCCCGCAAGAACTGCAGTCCCAACGAAGCTGCGGTGCGCTTTATGGGATACCTAGACAAGCTGCAAAAGTCGTACGGCGTCTACTGCTTCAAGGATGAGCAGTGA